The following coding sequences lie in one Hyphobacterium sp. CCMP332 genomic window:
- a CDS encoding glycerophosphodiester phosphodiesterase family protein yields the protein MRTAILLAGLALMACSPAADSPSSETVMWNTRTGAPPQVIAHRGASGDLPEHTLEGYALAIEQGADVIEPDLVVTADGVLVARHDAYLSTTTNVADHPEFADRRREFLGHTDWWVHDFTLEELRTLRAVQPQPDRDQSYNGLYMIPTFEEVLNLVDAAEAACDCVIGIEPEVKHPEEFAEAGLDPLPLLNQALLDHGLYAEDAPVVVQSFDAGFLIRMSAVAPVRLAMLYSSPDEPGGDMNGYPLEAVAQFADGLGANKALLLNPDGSSTGLLEEAHALGLDIHVWTVRDDREPVVGETVEDELRALYALGVDAVFTDFPATAVRVRAEMAAE from the coding sequence ATGCGCACAGCAATTCTACTGGCCGGCCTGGCTTTGATGGCGTGTTCGCCGGCCGCCGATTCGCCGTCATCGGAGACGGTGATGTGGAATACGCGCACCGGCGCACCGCCGCAGGTCATCGCCCATCGCGGGGCGAGCGGGGATCTGCCCGAGCACACGCTTGAGGGCTATGCGCTGGCCATCGAACAGGGCGCAGACGTCATCGAGCCCGACCTTGTCGTCACCGCCGATGGCGTTCTTGTGGCGCGCCATGACGCCTATCTGTCAACCACGACAAATGTGGCCGATCATCCCGAATTTGCCGATCGCCGGCGCGAATTTCTCGGTCATACGGACTGGTGGGTGCATGATTTCACGCTGGAGGAATTGCGCACGCTGCGCGCCGTCCAGCCCCAGCCCGACCGTGATCAGTCCTATAACGGGCTCTACATGATCCCGACATTTGAAGAGGTTCTGAACCTGGTGGATGCGGCCGAAGCCGCGTGTGACTGCGTGATCGGGATCGAACCGGAAGTGAAACATCCCGAAGAGTTTGCCGAAGCCGGCCTCGATCCCTTGCCGCTGCTCAATCAGGCCCTGCTGGATCATGGCCTTTATGCCGAGGATGCGCCGGTTGTGGTGCAATCCTTTGATGCGGGCTTCCTGATCCGTATGAGCGCGGTCGCGCCGGTCCGTCTGGCGATGCTGTATTCGTCTCCGGACGAGCCGGGCGGGGATATGAATGGCTATCCGCTGGAAGCGGTGGCACAGTTTGCCGACGGTCTGGGCGCCAACAAGGCCTTGCTGCTCAATCCCGATGGCAGCTCGACCGGATTGCTGGAAGAGGCCCATGCGCTCGGGCTCGATATCCATGTCTGGACGGTACGCGATGACCGCGAGCCGGTCGTGGGCGAGACCGTCGAAGACGAACTGCGCGCGCTTTATGCGCTCGGTGTGGATGCGGTGTTCACCGATTTTCCGGCGACGGCGGTGCGGGTCCGGGCCGAAATGGCGGCCGAGTAG
- a CDS encoding transglycosylase domain-containing protein: MSQTRKPPAPWRRRQSPQRRPAPPGRQRFGWFRFILSIAVIGFLAGAAFLVAITRDLPNVSDIELAQPRLGGEVYLDRNGQVISRRGASRGASLSVAELPDYLVNAVLSVEDRRFYDHGGVDLRGIARAMLANIRAGRVVQGGSTITQQLAKNLFLTSDRTFVRKIQEMVLAWQLEQRFSKDEIIALYLDRVYFGAGAYGVEAAAQRYFGRSARDVTLGEAALLAGLLKAPSRYSPANDMERAAARATVVLDLMYETGRITEEERIEAAQTPIRVARAASTPGAGYFIDTIEAQARELAGDREADIVVYTTLDIPAQRAAEAAVRSVMTNPETARGADQAALVAMFGDGAIRAMVGGVDYAASPYNRALNARRQPGSAFKVFVYAAAFESGLRPEDVRDDMPVSWGNWSPTNYNGQYSGPMTLETAFSRSSNVVAARVAEETGHGFIAELAHRLGIESEIRVDRSMALGSFEVTPVELATAYTAFANGGQRAHSHMIERIETVDGELLWQRDVPDIETVLDQRTLSWMRRLLETTARSGTARFAAPPGTVTGAKTGTTNDNRDAWIAGYTGGLTAAVWVGNDDSSPTDRAAGSGPPAAIFRAFMTAAPPEAGVPANWTEPEIPDEEEERDPISSLLSRIGVGG, from the coding sequence TTGAGCCAGACCCGCAAACCCCCCGCCCCCTGGAGGCGGCGTCAAAGCCCGCAGCGCCGGCCCGCGCCGCCCGGCCGGCAACGCTTTGGCTGGTTCCGATTCATTCTGTCGATTGCCGTCATCGGCTTTCTCGCCGGGGCCGCCTTTCTGGTGGCGATCACGCGCGACCTCCCCAATGTCTCCGATATCGAGCTGGCCCAGCCCAGACTGGGCGGCGAAGTCTATCTGGACCGCAACGGGCAGGTGATCTCGCGCCGTGGGGCCAGCCGCGGTGCCTCGCTTTCGGTCGCGGAATTGCCGGACTATCTGGTCAATGCCGTCCTCAGTGTCGAGGACCGGCGTTTCTATGACCATGGCGGCGTCGATTTGCGCGGCATAGCGCGCGCCATGCTGGCGAATATCCGTGCCGGACGCGTTGTGCAGGGCGGCTCGACCATCACCCAGCAGCTGGCCAAGAATCTGTTCCTGACGTCCGACCGGACCTTTGTCCGCAAGATTCAGGAGATGGTGCTCGCCTGGCAATTGGAGCAGCGCTTTTCCAAGGATGAAATCATCGCGCTCTATCTCGACCGCGTCTATTTCGGGGCGGGTGCCTATGGCGTGGAAGCCGCCGCCCAGCGTTATTTCGGCCGTTCCGCGCGGGATGTGACCCTGGGTGAAGCGGCGCTTCTGGCCGGACTGTTGAAAGCCCCGTCGCGCTATTCGCCCGCCAACGACATGGAACGCGCAGCGGCGCGGGCGACCGTCGTTCTGGACCTGATGTACGAGACCGGCCGCATCACCGAGGAAGAGCGCATTGAAGCCGCCCAGACGCCCATTCGCGTCGCGCGCGCCGCCTCGACGCCGGGCGCTGGCTATTTCATAGACACCATCGAGGCACAAGCCCGCGAGCTGGCCGGTGACCGCGAGGCGGATATCGTCGTTTACACCACGCTGGACATTCCGGCCCAGCGCGCCGCCGAAGCCGCCGTGCGCAGCGTTATGACCAATCCGGAAACCGCCCGCGGCGCCGATCAGGCCGCGCTTGTCGCCATGTTCGGAGACGGAGCGATACGGGCCATGGTGGGCGGGGTCGATTATGCCGCCAGCCCCTATAACCGCGCCCTCAATGCCAGGCGCCAGCCCGGCTCGGCCTTCAAGGTCTTTGTCTATGCCGCGGCGTTTGAAAGCGGTTTGCGGCCCGAAGATGTCCGCGATGACATGCCGGTCTCCTGGGGAAACTGGTCACCGACGAATTATAATGGCCAGTATTCCGGCCCGATGACGCTGGAAACGGCCTTCTCTCGCTCCTCCAATGTGGTCGCCGCCCGCGTGGCCGAAGAAACCGGCCATGGCTTCATCGCCGAGCTGGCGCATCGCCTCGGTATCGAGAGCGAAATCCGCGTTGACCGCTCCATGGCGCTGGGCTCGTTCGAGGTCACACCCGTCGAGCTGGCCACCGCCTATACCGCCTTTGCCAATGGCGGCCAGCGCGCCCATTCCCACATGATCGAACGGATCGAGACCGTCGATGGCGAGCTGCTCTGGCAACGCGACGTGCCGGACATCGAGACCGTACTGGATCAGCGCACCCTGTCCTGGATGCGGCGTCTGCTGGAAACCACGGCCCGCTCCGGCACGGCGCGTTTCGCCGCCCCGCCCGGCACGGTCACCGGTGCGAAGACCGGCACCACGAATGACAATCGCGACGCCTGGATTGCCGGATATACGGGTGGCCTGACCGCGGCGGTCTGGGTTGGCAATGATGATTCCTCGCCCACCGACCGCGCCGCCGGCTCCGGGCCGCCTGCCGCCATCTTCCGGGCCTTCATGACCGCCGCCCCGCCGGAAGCCGGCGTCCCAGCCAACTGGACAGAGCCGGAGATTCCGGACGAGGAAGAGGAACGCGATCCTATCTCTTCCCTCTTGTCTCGCATCGGCGTTGGCGGTTAG